From the genome of Dickeya aquatica, one region includes:
- the nagB gene encoding glucosamine-6-phosphate deaminase, whose translation MRLIPLTTPAQVGKWAARHIADRINAFQPTAEKPFLLGLPTGSSPLEAYKSLIALYQAGVVSFRHVVTFNMDEYVGLAADHPESYRTFMYQNFFNHVDIPDESINLLDGNAQDIEAECQRYEEKIKSYGKIHLFMGGVGNDGHIAFNEPASSLVSRTRIKTLTEETRIANSRFFGGDVSQVPKYALTVGVGTLLDAEEVMILVSGRHKALALQAAVEGNVNHLWTISCLQLHARALMVCDEPSTMELKVKTVKYFRELEADNLNNL comes from the coding sequence ATGAGACTGATTCCATTAACTACCCCGGCCCAGGTTGGCAAATGGGCTGCCCGCCACATTGCCGATCGCATTAACGCTTTTCAGCCAACGGCGGAAAAACCATTTCTGCTCGGCTTGCCAACCGGCAGCTCGCCGCTGGAAGCGTATAAATCGTTAATCGCACTTTATCAGGCAGGTGTCGTCAGCTTCAGACATGTCGTGACCTTTAATATGGACGAGTACGTCGGCCTCGCCGCCGATCACCCGGAAAGCTACCGCACGTTCATGTACCAAAATTTTTTCAATCACGTTGATATTCCAGATGAAAGCATTAACCTGTTGGACGGTAATGCACAGGATATCGAGGCGGAATGTCAGCGATATGAAGAAAAAATCAAGTCTTACGGCAAAATCCACCTGTTTATGGGTGGCGTCGGGAATGACGGGCATATCGCCTTTAACGAACCGGCCTCCTCACTGGTGTCTCGCACTCGTATCAAAACGTTGACTGAAGAAACCCGTATTGCCAATTCCCGTTTCTTCGGCGGTGACGTCAGTCAGGTGCCCAAATACGCGCTGACCGTCGGTGTCGGTACGTTGCTGGATGCCGAAGAAGTGATGATTCTGGTCTCCGGTCGCCATAAAGCGCTGGCGCTCCAGGCAGCGGTTGAAGGTAATGTTAATCACCTGTGGACCATCAGTTGTCTGCAATTACATGCCAGAGCCTTGATGGTCTGTGATGAACCCTCCACCATGGAATTAAAGGTAAAAACCGTCAAATATTTCCGGGAACTGGAAGCTGACAATCTCAATAATCTGTAA
- the nagA gene encoding N-acetylglucosamine-6-phosphate deacetylase — translation MFALTHGRIFTGHQLLDDHAVIIANGLIEAICPSRELPANLPCTSLDGALLSPGFIDLQLNGCGGVQFNDALENISVKTLTTMQRANERSGCTSFLPTLITSSDAYMRHGIGVMRAWLAQHRHQALGLHLEGPWLNPVKKGTHDANLIRQPDDALVDYLCDNADVIAKVTLAPETVPDALIQRLNAAGIIVCAGHSNASWEQAKRGFAAGIRFATHLFNAMPPLTGREPGLVGAVYDAPEIYCGIIADGHHVSWANIRNSKRIKGDKLVLVTDATAPAGSDIDQFTFAGKPIYYRDGICVDENGTLSGSALTMIDAVRNCVEHAGIALEEALRMATLYPARAIAEDHRLGSICVGKVANLTVMSRDLTILSTFVNGEEKYHSR, via the coding sequence ATGTTCGCGTTAACCCATGGTCGTATTTTTACCGGCCATCAGCTATTGGATGACCACGCCGTCATCATCGCCAACGGCCTGATTGAGGCCATCTGCCCGAGCCGGGAGTTACCGGCTAACCTGCCTTGCACCTCACTTGACGGTGCACTACTCAGCCCCGGCTTTATTGACCTGCAACTGAACGGCTGTGGTGGCGTGCAATTTAATGATGCACTGGAAAATATTTCAGTTAAGACGCTCACGACCATGCAGCGCGCCAATGAACGTTCAGGATGCACCAGCTTTTTACCCACGCTGATCACCTCTTCCGATGCATATATGCGCCACGGTATTGGCGTGATGCGGGCATGGCTTGCCCAGCACCGTCATCAGGCGCTGGGCCTGCATCTGGAAGGCCCCTGGCTTAACCCGGTCAAAAAAGGCACCCATGACGCAAATCTTATCCGCCAGCCTGATGATGCACTGGTGGATTATCTGTGTGATAACGCTGATGTCATCGCTAAAGTCACGCTGGCCCCGGAAACGGTGCCAGATGCGTTGATACAGCGTCTGAACGCAGCAGGTATCATCGTCTGCGCCGGGCATTCCAATGCCAGTTGGGAACAAGCTAAGCGCGGATTTGCCGCCGGTATCCGCTTTGCGACCCACCTGTTCAATGCCATGCCACCGCTAACCGGCCGTGAGCCGGGTCTGGTGGGTGCGGTTTATGATGCCCCGGAAATTTACTGTGGCATCATCGCCGACGGCCATCATGTCAGTTGGGCGAATATCCGCAACAGTAAACGTATCAAGGGCGATAAGCTGGTGCTGGTCACCGATGCCACCGCACCGGCAGGCTCGGATATCGACCAGTTCACATTTGCCGGTAAACCCATATACTACCGTGATGGTATCTGTGTGGATGAGAACGGCACCCTTAGCGGGTCGGCACTGACCATGATTGATGCTGTACGCAATTGCGTAGAACACGCGGGGATTGCTCTGGAGGAAGCGCTGAGAATGGCAACGCTCTACCCGGCAAGAGCCATCGCAGAAGACCACCGCCTCGGCAGCATCTGCGTCGGTAAGGTGGCGAATCTGACGGTGATGTCCCGAGATTTGACTATCCTCAGTACGTTCGTCAATGGTGAGGAGAAATATCACTCACGCTGA
- the nagC gene encoding DNA-binding transcriptional regulator NagC: protein MTPGGHTQIGNIDLVKQLNSAVVYRLIDQQGPISRIQISEQSQLAPASVTKITRQLLERGLIKEVDQQASTGGRRAISIVSETRPFHTVAVRLGRHDATLALYDLQGKRLEEEHCVLPQQTQESLQHALFDAIDNFISQHQRRIRELIAISVVLPGLVDPLAGVVHYMPHIEVNRWPLVENLRQRFQVHSFVGHDIRSLALAEHYFGATRDCQDSLLVRVHRGTGAGILVNGKIFLGSNGNVGEIGHIQIDPLGDRCHCGNFGCLETVVSNGALEQRARHLLQQGFTSKLTPDHCQISAICKAANKGDTLATQLIETAGQQLGKAISIAINLFNPQRVVIAGEITGSSRLLLPAIERCIHTQVLKEFRQNLPVVVSELQHLSAIGAFALVKRAMLNGELLQRLLENQ from the coding sequence ATGACCCCAGGCGGACACACCCAGATAGGGAATATTGATCTGGTTAAACAGCTTAACAGCGCGGTGGTGTACCGCCTGATTGACCAGCAAGGGCCGATTTCGCGGATCCAGATTTCCGAACAAAGCCAGCTCGCACCCGCCAGCGTCACCAAGATCACTCGCCAGTTGCTTGAGCGCGGTTTGATAAAAGAGGTTGACCAACAGGCCTCAACCGGCGGACGGCGTGCTATTTCCATCGTATCGGAAACCCGTCCGTTTCATACTGTCGCCGTCAGGCTTGGCCGCCATGACGCCACTCTTGCCCTGTATGACTTGCAAGGCAAGCGGCTGGAAGAAGAGCATTGCGTTCTGCCACAGCAAACGCAAGAAAGCCTGCAACATGCCCTGTTTGACGCCATCGATAATTTCATTAGCCAGCATCAGCGCCGCATTCGCGAATTAATCGCCATCTCGGTCGTACTGCCGGGTCTGGTAGACCCGCTGGCAGGGGTCGTGCATTACATGCCGCATATTGAAGTCAACCGCTGGCCACTGGTGGAAAATCTGCGCCAGCGTTTTCAGGTACACAGCTTTGTTGGCCATGATATTCGCAGCCTCGCGCTTGCCGAGCACTACTTTGGAGCCACGCGTGACTGCCAGGATTCCCTGCTGGTACGGGTGCATCGTGGTACCGGGGCAGGGATTTTGGTTAACGGAAAGATCTTTCTTGGCAGCAACGGTAACGTTGGCGAAATTGGTCACATTCAGATTGACCCGCTGGGCGATCGTTGCCACTGCGGTAATTTTGGTTGCCTTGAAACCGTGGTTTCAAACGGTGCTCTCGAACAGCGCGCGCGCCACCTATTGCAACAGGGGTTTACCAGCAAGCTGACGCCAGACCATTGCCAGATTAGCGCTATCTGTAAAGCCGCGAATAAAGGCGATACCCTGGCAACCCAACTGATTGAAACCGCAGGCCAGCAACTCGGTAAAGCCATTTCGATTGCCATCAACCTGTTTAATCCGCAACGGGTGGTGATCGCCGGAGAAATTACTGGATCCAGTCGCTTATTATTACCCGCCATTGAGCGCTGTATTCACACACAGGTTCTCAAAGAGTTTCGCCAAAATCTGCCGGTCGTGGTGTCCGAACTGCAACATCTGTCTGCTATTGGTGCCTTCGCGCTGGTAAAACGCGCCATGCTTAACGGCGAGTTGCTACAGCGTCTGCTTGAAAATCAGTAA
- the asnB gene encoding asparagine synthase B, which produces MCSIFGVLDLKTDPVELRKKALELSRLMRHRGPDWSGVYASDKAILAHERLSIVDVNTGAQPLYNQAHTHVLAVNGEIYNHQDLRQQYGSRYQFQTGSDCEVILALYQEKGPEFLDELRGMFAFALYDSEKDAYLIGRDHLGIIPLYMGYDEHGNLYVASEMKALVPVCRTIKEFPAGSYLWSQDGEIREYYRRDWFDYDNVKDNETDAVALREALEESVKSHLMSDVPYGVLLSGGLDSSIISAITKKFAARRVEDGERSEAWWPQLHSFAVGLEGAPDLKAARDVANHLGTVHHEIHFTVQEGLDAIRDVIYHIETYDVTTIRASTPMYLMSRKIKAMGIKMVLSGEGSDEVFGGYLYFHKAPNAKELHEETVRKLLALHQYDCARANKAMSAWGVEARVPFLDKTFLDVAMRINPKDKMCGNGKMEKHILRECFESYLPHSVAWRQKEQFSDGVGYSWIDTLKEVAAAQVSDQQLETAHFRFPYNTPASKEAYLYREIFEELFPVPSAAECVPGGPSVACSSAKAIEWDESFKKMDDPSGRAVGVHQSAYQ; this is translated from the coding sequence ATGTGTTCTATTTTTGGTGTGCTTGATCTGAAAACCGACCCGGTTGAACTGCGTAAAAAAGCGCTTGAGTTGTCACGACTGATGCGCCATCGCGGCCCCGACTGGTCCGGTGTTTATGCCAGCGATAAAGCCATTCTGGCTCATGAGCGTCTGTCAATTGTTGATGTCAACACCGGCGCACAACCGCTCTACAATCAGGCTCACACCCACGTTCTGGCCGTGAACGGTGAAATTTACAACCATCAGGATCTGCGCCAGCAGTATGGCTCCCGCTATCAGTTCCAGACCGGTTCTGACTGCGAAGTGATTCTGGCGTTGTATCAGGAAAAGGGGCCTGAGTTTCTGGATGAACTGCGCGGCATGTTTGCTTTCGCACTCTATGACAGTGAAAAAGACGCCTATCTGATTGGCCGTGACCATCTGGGTATTATCCCGCTGTACATGGGCTATGACGAGCACGGCAACCTGTACGTGGCGTCTGAAATGAAAGCGCTGGTGCCCGTTTGCCGCACAATCAAAGAGTTTCCGGCAGGCAGTTACCTGTGGAGCCAGGACGGTGAAATTCGTGAATATTATCGCCGTGACTGGTTCGATTACGATAACGTCAAAGACAATGAGACGGATGCGGTTGCCCTGCGCGAAGCGCTGGAAGAGTCCGTTAAAAGCCACCTGATGTCTGATGTCCCTTATGGGGTATTGTTATCTGGTGGGCTGGATTCCTCCATCATCTCCGCCATCACCAAAAAATTTGCCGCACGCCGCGTAGAAGACGGTGAACGCAGCGAAGCCTGGTGGCCACAGTTGCACTCGTTTGCCGTTGGGCTCGAAGGCGCGCCGGATCTTAAAGCCGCGCGTGATGTTGCCAACCATCTTGGCACCGTACATCACGAAATTCACTTCACGGTGCAAGAAGGGCTTGATGCCATCCGTGACGTGATTTACCACATCGAAACCTATGATGTGACCACTATCCGTGCTTCAACGCCAATGTACCTGATGTCACGCAAGATAAAAGCCATGGGGATCAAGATGGTGCTTTCCGGCGAGGGATCCGACGAAGTGTTCGGCGGCTATCTCTACTTCCACAAAGCCCCCAACGCCAAAGAGCTGCATGAAGAAACGGTGCGTAAATTACTGGCATTGCACCAGTATGACTGTGCCCGTGCCAACAAAGCGATGTCAGCCTGGGGCGTTGAAGCGCGCGTTCCCTTCCTTGATAAGACATTCCTTGATGTGGCAATGCGCATTAACCCGAAAGACAAAATGTGCGGCAATGGCAAAATGGAAAAACACATTCTGCGTGAGTGCTTCGAGTCTTACCTGCCGCACAGCGTCGCCTGGCGTCAGAAAGAGCAGTTCTCCGATGGCGTGGGTTACAGCTGGATAGATACACTCAAAGAAGTGGCGGCAGCGCAAGTAAGCGATCAGCAGCTGGAAACCGCACACTTCCGGTTCCCGTACAATACACCGGCGTCCAAGGAAGCTTACCTGTACCGCGAAATTTTTGAAGAACTGTTCCCGGTACCGAGCGCCGCAGAATGCGTACCTGGTGGCCCATCTGTTGCCTGTTCATCCGCCAAGGCCATTGAATGGGATGAATCCTTCAAGAAAATGGATGACCCATCAGGCCGTGCTGTCGGTGTGCATCAATCAGCCTATCAATAA
- a CDS encoding DMT family transporter → MMTYVFLALAIVSEVIATTALRQSESFTRLMPSIVTVVGYAVAFYCLTLSMRVLPTGVIYAIWSGVGIVLIAAVSWVFYDQRLDWPALLGMALIIAGVAVINLFSSSVTH, encoded by the coding sequence TTGATGACATATGTATTTTTAGCGCTGGCTATTGTGTCAGAAGTGATAGCCACCACGGCGTTAAGGCAATCAGAAAGCTTTACCCGGCTTATGCCCAGTATCGTAACTGTAGTGGGTTACGCCGTGGCGTTCTATTGTCTGACGCTTTCGATGCGAGTGTTGCCGACAGGGGTGATTTACGCTATCTGGTCAGGGGTGGGGATTGTGCTGATTGCCGCCGTGAGCTGGGTTTTTTACGATCAGCGGCTGGATTGGCCTGCACTGCTTGGAATGGCGCTGATTATCGCGGGTGTGGCGGTGATTAACCTGTTTTCTTCATCGGTAACACACTGA
- the ubiF gene encoding 3-demethoxyubiquinol 3-hydroxylase → MHFDAVIVGGGMVGAAAALGLAQGGLQVAVLEQGAPAAFVAGSVPDVRVSAIGQSSVRLLEQLGVWPQVLQMRSVPYRRLETWEWENAQVKFDASELNLSELGFMVENRVLQLALWQSLMQAPNVTVLCPWPLSHLQREGEEWILHNTQGERLHTPLVIGADGAHSNIRHWAGIGITGWQYRQSCMLISAECAGPPQDITWQQFTPAGPRAFLPLFEGWCSLVWYDSPQRIRQLQAMPLAQLNRAITEAFPARLAPVNAVATGAFALVRRHAQRYVLPGLALIGDAAHTINPLAGQGVNLGYRDVSALLDVVLEAHRQGNDGYHREAVLRRYEQRRRADNLLMQSGMDLFYKAFSNRLAPVEFARNVALMAAQRAGKLKQHALRYALGL, encoded by the coding sequence ATGCATTTTGATGCAGTCATTGTCGGTGGCGGTATGGTGGGGGCGGCAGCGGCCCTTGGGCTGGCGCAAGGAGGGCTTCAGGTCGCGGTGCTGGAGCAAGGCGCTCCTGCGGCGTTTGTGGCGGGCAGCGTACCGGATGTGCGGGTGTCAGCTATTGGGCAATCGTCGGTGCGATTACTGGAGCAATTAGGTGTCTGGCCGCAGGTGTTGCAAATGCGCAGTGTGCCATACCGTCGGCTGGAAACCTGGGAATGGGAGAATGCCCAGGTGAAGTTTGATGCCAGCGAGCTTAATCTTTCTGAGCTTGGTTTTATGGTAGAAAACCGCGTATTGCAGTTGGCTTTGTGGCAAAGCCTGATGCAAGCGCCGAATGTGACGGTGCTGTGCCCCTGGCCGTTATCTCATCTGCAACGAGAAGGTGAGGAGTGGATACTGCACAATACACAGGGGGAGCGCTTGCACACACCGTTAGTGATTGGTGCGGATGGAGCCCACTCAAACATTCGTCATTGGGCCGGGATAGGAATTACCGGCTGGCAATATCGGCAGTCATGCATGCTAATCAGTGCCGAGTGTGCGGGCCCGCCGCAGGATATAACCTGGCAGCAGTTCACCCCTGCCGGCCCGCGTGCGTTTTTACCCCTGTTTGAGGGCTGGTGCTCACTGGTGTGGTATGACAGCCCGCAGCGTATTCGCCAGTTGCAAGCGATGCCACTGGCACAACTTAATCGTGCTATTACCGAGGCGTTCCCGGCCCGGTTAGCGCCCGTAAATGCGGTGGCGACAGGCGCGTTTGCACTGGTGCGTCGCCACGCACAGCGTTATGTGTTGCCGGGGCTGGCGCTGATTGGTGATGCGGCACACACCATTAATCCTCTGGCGGGTCAAGGCGTTAACCTCGGCTATCGTGATGTCTCTGCCTTGCTCGATGTGGTGCTAGAGGCGCACCGGCAAGGAAATGATGGGTACCACCGTGAGGCCGTCTTACGGCGTTATGAACAGCGGCGTCGAGCGGATAATTTGCTTATGCAAAGCGGGATGGATCTGTTTTATAAAGCCTTTAGCAACCGTCTGGCTCCGGTTGAGTTTGCCCGTAATGTGGCATTGATGGCCGCACAACGAGCCGGAAAGCTCAAACAGCATGCATTACGGTATGCATTGGGGCTCTAA
- the miaB gene encoding tRNA (N6-isopentenyl adenosine(37)-C2)-methylthiotransferase MiaB, which translates to MTKKLHIKTWGCQMNEYDSSKIADLLESTHGYQLTEVAEEADILLLNTCSIREKAQEKVFHQLGRWKTLKDVNPNLIIGVGGCVASQEGAHIRERAHYVDVIFGPQTLHRLPEMINHVQGTRSPIVDISFPEVEKFDRLPEPKAEGPTAFVSIMEGCNKYCTFCVVPYTRGEEVSRPVDDVLFEIAQLAAQGVREVNLLGQNVNAYRGSTYDGEMCSFAELLRLVAAIDGIDRIRFITSHPIEFTDDIISVYEDTPELVSFLHLPVQSGSDRILTMMKRRHTALEYKAIIRKLRKARPDIQISSDFIVGFPGETQEDFEQTMKLIADIDFDMSFSFIYSPRPGTPAADMVDDVSEEEKKQRLYILQDRISQQAMQYSRRMMGTVQRILVEGTSRKNVMELSGRTENNRVVNFEGTPDMIGKFVDVEIVDVYPNSLRGVVIRTEDQMVLRVSESPADVIARTRKENEIGVGIYQP; encoded by the coding sequence ATGACAAAGAAACTGCATATCAAAACCTGGGGCTGTCAGATGAACGAATACGATTCATCGAAGATAGCCGACCTGCTGGAAAGCACACACGGTTACCAGTTGACCGAGGTCGCGGAAGAAGCCGACATTCTGCTGCTGAATACCTGTTCTATCCGTGAAAAGGCACAGGAAAAGGTCTTTCATCAGCTCGGTCGCTGGAAAACGCTCAAAGACGTTAACCCGAACCTGATTATCGGCGTAGGCGGCTGTGTCGCCTCGCAGGAAGGCGCACACATTCGTGAACGCGCTCATTACGTTGATGTTATTTTCGGGCCGCAAACGCTGCACCGCCTGCCGGAGATGATTAACCATGTTCAGGGAACGCGTAGCCCTATCGTGGATATCAGCTTTCCTGAGGTAGAAAAGTTTGATCGCCTGCCAGAACCCAAAGCCGAAGGGCCGACGGCGTTTGTCTCCATCATGGAAGGCTGTAATAAATACTGTACGTTCTGTGTGGTGCCTTATACCCGTGGCGAAGAGGTTAGCCGCCCGGTTGACGACGTGCTGTTTGAAATCGCGCAACTGGCCGCACAAGGCGTGCGTGAAGTCAATCTGTTGGGCCAGAATGTCAACGCCTATCGCGGTAGCACCTATGATGGCGAGATGTGCAGCTTTGCTGAACTGTTGCGACTGGTTGCCGCGATTGACGGCATCGATCGTATTCGCTTTATTACCAGCCACCCCATTGAATTTACTGACGATATTATCAGCGTCTATGAAGACACACCTGAGCTGGTCAGTTTCCTGCATCTGCCGGTACAAAGCGGGTCGGATCGCATTCTGACGATGATGAAACGCCGTCATACCGCACTGGAATATAAAGCGATTATCCGCAAGCTTCGCAAAGCGCGCCCGGATATTCAAATCAGCTCTGACTTTATTGTCGGTTTCCCTGGTGAAACACAGGAAGATTTCGAGCAAACCATGAAGCTTATTGCGGATATCGATTTTGATATGAGCTTTAGCTTTATCTACTCCCCTCGCCCTGGTACGCCTGCCGCCGACATGGTGGACGATGTTTCGGAAGAGGAGAAAAAACAGCGCCTGTACATTTTGCAAGACCGTATCAGCCAGCAGGCGATGCAGTACAGCCGTCGTATGATGGGCACAGTACAACGCATTTTGGTTGAAGGGACATCGCGTAAAAATGTCATGGAACTGTCCGGTCGCACTGAAAATAACCGGGTGGTGAACTTTGAAGGCACACCGGACATGATAGGCAAATTCGTGGATGTTGAAATCGTTGACGTTTACCCGAATTCGCTGCGTGGCGTGGTGATTCGCACCGAAGATCAAATGGTGCTGCGCGTCAGTGAATCACCCGCTGATGTGATAGCCCGTACCCGTAAAGAGAATGAAATTGGCGTGGGTATCTACCAGCCCTGA
- a CDS encoding PhoH family protein: MNVTIKEIALEPADNKRLLSLCGPFDDNIKQLERRLGIEINHRDNQFKLAGRSLCIEAAADILRHLYVDTAPVRGVIPDIDPEQIHLAIKASRVLEQTADSVPEYGKAVNIRTKRGVIKPRTPNQAQYIAHILDHDITFGIGPAGTGKTYLAVAAAVDALERQEIRRILLTRPAVEAGEKLGFLPGDLSQKVDPYLRPLYDALFEMLGFERVEKLIERNVIEVAPLAYMRGRTLNDAFIILDESQNTTIEQMKMFLTRIGFNSKAVITGDITQIDLPRNQKSGLRHAIDVLSGVEELSFNFFHSEDVVRHPVVARIVTAYEAWESADQKRREEQAEQRKRDALAAVQEPK; encoded by the coding sequence TTGAACGTAACGATAAAAGAAATCGCCCTCGAACCGGCGGACAATAAACGTCTGCTTAGTCTGTGCGGCCCGTTTGATGACAATATCAAACAACTGGAACGCCGCCTTGGTATAGAGATCAATCATCGCGACAATCAATTCAAACTGGCAGGCAGGAGTCTGTGCATTGAAGCTGCTGCCGACATTTTACGCCATCTGTACGTCGATACGGCACCGGTGCGCGGTGTTATCCCCGATATTGACCCGGAACAGATTCATCTGGCGATTAAAGCGTCTCGCGTACTGGAACAGACGGCTGACAGTGTGCCTGAGTATGGCAAAGCGGTGAATATTCGCACCAAACGCGGCGTTATCAAGCCACGTACGCCCAATCAGGCACAATATATCGCCCATATCCTTGACCATGACATCACTTTTGGCATCGGCCCGGCAGGAACAGGTAAAACCTATCTGGCGGTAGCGGCAGCCGTTGATGCGCTGGAACGACAGGAAATTCGCCGTATTCTGCTCACCCGTCCGGCGGTGGAAGCCGGTGAGAAACTGGGCTTTTTACCCGGCGATTTGAGCCAGAAGGTCGATCCTTATCTGCGCCCGCTTTACGATGCGCTGTTTGAAATGCTCGGCTTCGAGCGGGTGGAAAAACTGATTGAACGCAACGTAATTGAAGTGGCACCGCTCGCTTATATGCGCGGGCGTACGCTAAACGACGCGTTTATCATTCTCGATGAGAGCCAGAACACCACCATCGAACAGATGAAAATGTTCCTGACGCGTATCGGGTTTAACTCAAAAGCCGTTATCACCGGCGACATCACCCAGATTGATTTGCCGCGCAACCAGAAATCCGGCCTGCGCCATGCCATCGATGTGTTATCTGGCGTGGAAGAACTCAGCTTTAACTTTTTCCATAGCGAAGACGTCGTGCGCCACCCGGTCGTGGCGCGCATTGTTACGGCCTATGAAGCCTGGGAAAGCGCAGACCAGAAACGCCGCGAAGAGCAGGCAGAGCAACGCAAGCGTGATGCGCTGGCAGCCGTGCAGGAGCCCAAATGA
- the ybeY gene encoding rRNA maturation RNase YbeY → MSQVILDLQIASESPLGLPPETDFQRWLQAVLPQFQEIAEVTIRVVDEEESHHLNLTYRGKDKPTNVLSFPFEAPPEVELPLLGDLVICRQVVEQEAIEQGKSAEEHWAHMVVHGSLHLLGYDHIEDSEAEEMEALETEIMQSMGYNDPYLAEKEDFTDRP, encoded by the coding sequence ATGAGCCAGGTTATTCTCGATTTGCAAATCGCCAGCGAAAGCCCCCTCGGGTTACCGCCGGAAACCGATTTTCAGCGCTGGCTGCAAGCCGTGCTGCCGCAGTTTCAGGAGATAGCAGAAGTCACTATCCGGGTCGTGGACGAAGAGGAAAGCCATCACCTCAACCTGACGTATCGTGGCAAAGACAAACCGACCAACGTGCTGTCGTTTCCATTTGAAGCACCGCCGGAGGTAGAGTTGCCATTGTTGGGCGATCTGGTGATTTGTCGCCAGGTCGTTGAACAAGAAGCGATTGAGCAAGGAAAAAGTGCCGAAGAACACTGGGCGCATATGGTTGTTCATGGCAGCCTGCATCTGTTAGGTTATGATCATATCGAAGACAGTGAAGCCGAAGAAATGGAAGCACTGGAAACGGAAATCATGCAAAGCATGGGCTATAACGACCCCTATCTGGCTGAGAAAGAAGATTTTACCGATCGGCCCTAG
- the corC gene encoding CNNM family magnesium/cobalt transport protein CorC (CorC(YbeX) belongs to the Cyclin M Mg2+ Exporter (CNNM) family, and was characterized as belonging to a set of three proteins, at least one of which must be present for CorA to function.), translating into MSDDHSSNSDAPSPKKGFFSLFLNQIFHGEPKDQHDLLALIRDSEQIDPEIRDMLEGVMDIAEQRVRDIMIPRSQMITLKHNQTLDECLDVIIESAHSRFPVISEDKDHIEGILMAKDLLPFMRSQSEPFSMDKVLRPAVVVPESKRVDRMLNEFRSLRYHMAIVIDEFGGVSGLVTIEDILELIVGEIEDEYDDEEDRDIRQLNRQTYTVRALTPIEDFNKTFGTHFSDEEVDTIGGLVMQAFGHLPARGETIDIDGYVFKVAMADSRRIIQVHVRVPDDTPQPQTGRLI; encoded by the coding sequence ATGAGCGACGACCACTCCTCCAACAGCGATGCCCCCAGTCCCAAAAAGGGGTTCTTTTCTCTTTTCCTGAATCAGATTTTTCATGGTGAGCCAAAAGATCAGCACGACCTGCTGGCGTTGATCCGTGATTCGGAACAGATAGACCCGGAAATCCGCGACATGCTCGAAGGCGTGATGGATATCGCCGAACAGCGGGTACGCGACATCATGATCCCCCGTTCACAGATGATCACACTCAAGCATAACCAGACGCTCGATGAGTGCCTGGATGTTATCATCGAATCGGCGCACTCGCGTTTTCCGGTCATCAGCGAAGATAAAGATCACATCGAAGGCATTCTGATGGCCAAAGATCTGTTGCCGTTTATGCGCAGCCAGTCGGAACCGTTTAGCATGGATAAGGTGCTGCGCCCGGCTGTCGTGGTGCCAGAGAGCAAACGGGTCGATCGCATGCTCAATGAGTTCCGCTCGTTGCGCTATCATATGGCGATTGTCATTGACGAGTTTGGCGGCGTTTCCGGTCTGGTGACCATTGAAGATATTCTCGAGCTTATCGTCGGTGAAATTGAAGATGAATACGATGATGAAGAAGACCGCGATATTCGCCAGCTCAACCGCCAGACCTATACCGTGCGTGCGCTGACACCGATTGAAGACTTCAACAAAACATTCGGCACCCATTTTAGTGATGAAGAAGTGGACACCATCGGCGGCCTGGTGATGCAGGCGTTCGGTCATCTGCCTGCACGCGGAGAAACCATCGACATAGACGGTTACGTGTTCAAAGTGGCGATGGCAGACAGCCGACGTATTATTCAGGTTCATGTCAGGGTGCCTGATGACACACCCCAACCGCAAACTGGAAGATTGATTTGA